A stretch of the Thiohalospira halophila DSM 15071 genome encodes the following:
- the icd gene encoding NADP-dependent isocitrate dehydrogenase, with amino-acid sequence MAFDKIQLPATGEAITADDNCNLHIPDHPVIPYIEGDGTGVDISPVMKRVVDAAVEKAYGGKRAISWMEIYAGEKANHVYGEEIWLPAETMEAIRTYKVAIKGPLTTPVGEGIRSLNVALRQDLDLYTCLRPVRYYDGTPSPLKEPEKTDMVIFRENSEDIYAGIEWQAGTPEVKKVIDFLQDEMGVNRIRFPETSGIGVKPVSEEGTKRLVRKAIQYAIDQDRPSVTLVHKGNIMKFTEGSFKAWGYELAREEFGAIELDGGPWLTFRNPKTGRDIVVKDAIADAFLQQILLRPEDYDVIATLNLNGDYISDALAAQVGGIGIAPGANLSDTTALFEATHGTAPKYAGQDKVNPGSIILSAEMMLRHLGWNEAADLIVAGMAGSIREGVVTYDFARLMDHATEVGSAGFGEAIIARMGG; translated from the coding sequence ATGGCCTTCGACAAGATCCAGCTGCCCGCCACCGGCGAGGCCATTACCGCCGACGACAACTGCAACCTCCACATCCCCGACCACCCCGTCATCCCCTACATTGAGGGCGACGGTACCGGCGTGGACATCTCCCCGGTGATGAAGCGGGTGGTGGATGCCGCGGTGGAGAAGGCCTATGGCGGCAAGCGCGCCATCAGCTGGATGGAGATCTACGCCGGCGAGAAGGCCAACCACGTCTACGGCGAGGAGATCTGGCTGCCGGCGGAGACCATGGAGGCCATCCGCACCTACAAGGTCGCCATCAAGGGGCCGCTGACCACGCCGGTGGGCGAGGGGATCCGGTCGCTCAACGTCGCCCTGCGCCAGGACCTGGACCTCTACACCTGCCTGCGCCCGGTGCGCTACTACGACGGTACCCCCAGCCCCCTCAAGGAGCCGGAGAAGACCGACATGGTCATCTTCCGGGAGAACTCCGAGGACATCTACGCCGGCATCGAGTGGCAGGCCGGCACCCCGGAGGTGAAGAAGGTCATCGACTTCCTCCAGGACGAGATGGGCGTGAACAGGATCCGCTTCCCGGAGACCTCCGGCATCGGCGTGAAGCCGGTCTCGGAGGAGGGGACCAAGCGGCTGGTGCGCAAGGCCATCCAGTACGCCATCGACCAGGACCGCCCCTCGGTGACCCTGGTGCACAAGGGCAACATCATGAAGTTCACCGAGGGCTCCTTCAAAGCCTGGGGCTACGAGCTGGCCAGGGAGGAGTTCGGCGCCATCGAGCTGGACGGCGGCCCGTGGCTGACCTTCAGGAATCCGAAGACCGGCCGGGACATCGTGGTCAAGGACGCCATCGCCGATGCCTTCCTGCAGCAGATCCTGCTGCGCCCGGAGGACTACGACGTCATCGCCACCCTGAACCTCAACGGCGACTACATCTCCGACGCCCTGGCCGCCCAGGTCGGCGGCATCGGCATCGCCCCGGGAGCCAACCTCTCCGACACCACGGCCCTGTTCGAGGCGACCCACGGCACCGCGCCCAAGTACGCCGGCCAGGACAAGGTCAACCCCGGCTCCATCATCCTCTCCGCCGAGATGATGCTGCGCCACCTGGGCTGGAACGAGGCCGCCGATCTCATCGTGGCCGGCATGGCCGGTTCCATCCGGGAAGGCGTGGTGACCTACGACTTCGCCCGCCTCATGGACCACGCCACCGAGGTGGGCAGCGCCGGCTTCGGCGAGGCCATCATCGCCCGCATGGGGGGCTGA
- the mnmA gene encoding tRNA 2-thiouridine(34) synthase MnmA, producing MEALADKIPVEHERLVVGLSGGVDSSVAAARLAAAGHDVQGIFMRNWEPAPGEPCPAEQDYADARAVARALELPLSAVDFIADYRERVFARFLAEYEAGRTPNPDILCNTEIKFGTFLEHARARGAEAVATGHYARRRHRDGHWQLLRAVDANKDQTYFLHGLDQDQLAAARFPLGELTKDEVRAEAERLGLSTAHKRDSTGICFIGEQDFRAFLSRYLATEPGPMVTPEGDRVGEHQGLAFYTLGQRQGLGLGGVRGYPDRPWFVVGKAPGENALIVAQGGDHPWLMSRELIASGLHWIAGEPPELPRHCTVRTRYRQPDRPATIDANGDRLTVHFDEPERAVTPGQAVVLYDGEVCLGGATIDTTDAPGIAVGAPSGANA from the coding sequence ATGGAAGCCCTGGCTGACAAGATTCCCGTCGAGCACGAGCGCCTCGTGGTCGGCCTCTCCGGTGGTGTCGACTCCTCCGTCGCCGCCGCCCGGCTGGCCGCGGCCGGCCACGATGTCCAGGGGATCTTTATGCGCAACTGGGAGCCGGCCCCCGGCGAGCCCTGCCCCGCCGAGCAGGACTACGCCGACGCCCGGGCCGTGGCACGCGCGCTGGAACTGCCCCTCTCGGCCGTGGACTTCATCGCCGATTACCGCGAGCGCGTCTTCGCCCGCTTCCTCGCCGAATACGAGGCCGGTCGGACCCCCAACCCCGACATCCTCTGCAATACCGAGATCAAGTTCGGCACCTTCCTGGAACACGCCCGTGCCCGGGGCGCCGAGGCAGTGGCCACCGGCCACTACGCCCGCCGACGCCACCGCGACGGCCACTGGCAGCTCCTGCGCGCCGTGGACGCCAACAAGGACCAGACCTACTTCCTCCACGGCCTCGACCAGGACCAGCTCGCCGCCGCCCGCTTCCCCCTGGGAGAACTCACCAAGGACGAGGTCCGCGCCGAGGCCGAGCGGCTGGGGCTGAGCACCGCCCACAAGCGCGACTCCACCGGCATCTGCTTCATCGGCGAGCAGGACTTCCGCGCCTTCCTGAGCCGCTACCTGGCCACCGAGCCCGGCCCCATGGTCACCCCCGAGGGCGACCGCGTGGGTGAACACCAGGGGCTGGCCTTCTACACCCTGGGCCAGCGCCAGGGGCTGGGCCTGGGGGGCGTGCGCGGCTATCCCGACCGGCCCTGGTTCGTGGTCGGCAAGGCGCCGGGGGAAAACGCCCTCATTGTCGCCCAGGGCGGCGACCACCCCTGGCTCATGAGCCGGGAACTCATCGCCTCCGGCCTGCACTGGATCGCCGGCGAACCGCCGGAGCTGCCGCGCCACTGCACCGTCCGCACCCGCTACCGCCAACCGGACCGCCCGGCCACCATCGACGCCAACGGCGACCGGCTCACCGTCCATTTCGACGAACCGGAACGCGCGGTAACCCCCGGCCAGGCAGTCGTCCTCTACGACGGCGAGGTCTGC
- a CDS encoding NUDIX hydrolase encodes MVWKPRTTVAAVIEADGRYLLVEEADAEGNRVLNQPAGHLEPGESLEAAVIREVAEETRRDFTPGALVGIYRWDGAPDGSTFMRFTFAGSVGEEIAGRERDADILATHWLTAEEVREAGASGRLRSPLVARTLEDYLRGERYPLTVLQEV; translated from the coding sequence ATGGTCTGGAAACCCCGCACCACCGTCGCCGCCGTTATCGAGGCCGACGGCCGCTACCTCCTGGTGGAGGAGGCCGATGCCGAGGGCAACCGGGTGCTCAACCAGCCCGCCGGCCACCTGGAACCCGGGGAATCGCTGGAGGCCGCGGTGATCCGGGAGGTGGCCGAGGAGACGCGGCGCGACTTCACACCGGGAGCGCTGGTCGGGATCTACCGCTGGGACGGCGCACCGGACGGCTCCACCTTCATGCGCTTCACCTTCGCCGGCAGCGTGGGCGAGGAGATCGCGGGACGAGAGCGGGACGCCGATATCCTGGCCACCCACTGGCTCACCGCCGAGGAGGTCCGCGAAGCCGGGGCCAGCGGACGCCTGCGCAGCCCCCTGGTGGCCCGGACGCTGGAGGACTATCTACGCGGGGAGCGCTATCCCCTGACGGTGTTGCAGGAGGTGTGA